One part of the Solanum dulcamara chromosome 8, daSolDulc1.2, whole genome shotgun sequence genome encodes these proteins:
- the LOC129900983 gene encoding mitogen-activated protein kinase 3 isoform X1, whose amino-acid sequence MVDANMGGGQFPDFPKIVTHGGQYVQYDIFGNFFEITTKYRPPIMPIGRGAYGIVCSVFNAELNEMVAVKKIANAFDNYMDAKRTLREIKLLRHLDHENVIGLRDVIPPPLRREFSDVYIATELMDTDLHQIIRSNQGLSEDHCQYFMYQLLRGLKYIHSAHVIHRDLKPSNLLLNANCDLKICDFGLARPNLENENMTEYVVTRWYRAPELLLNSSDYTAAIDVWSVGCIFMELMNRKPLFAGKDHVHQIRLLTELLGTPTESDLSFLQNEDAKRYVRQLPQHPRQQLAKVFPHVNPLAIDLVDKMLTLDPTRRITVEEALAHPYLAKLHDVADEPVCPIPFSFDFEQQGIGEEQIKDMIYQEALALNPEYA is encoded by the exons ATGGTTGATGCAAATATGGGTGGTGGTCAATTCCCTGATTTTCCTAAAATTGTGACTCATGGTGGACAATATGTTCAGTATGACATTTTTGGTAATTTCTTTGAGATCACTACCAAGTATCGTCCTCCTATCATGCCTATTGGACGTGGCGCTTATGGAATCGTCTG CTCGGTGTTTAACGCAGAGCTGAATGAGATGGTTGCAGTTAAGAAAATCGCCAATGCGTTTGATAATTATATGGATGCTAAAAGGACGCTCCGCGAAATTAAGCTTCTTCGCCATTTAGACCATGAAAAT GTTATTGGTTTAAGAGACGTGATTCCTCCGCCTTTACGAAGGGAGTTTTCTGATGTTTACATTGCTACTGAACTCATGGATACTGATCTTCACCAAATAATTAGATCGAACCAAGGTTTATCGGAGGATCATTGCCAG TACTTCATGTATCAGCTTCTCCGTGGGCTAAAGTACATACATTCTGCTCATGTTATACATAGAGATCTCAAACCAAGTAACCTCTTGCTAAATGCAAATTGTGATCTTAAGATATGTGATTTTGGTCTTGCTAGACCAAACCTAGAGAATGAGAATATGACGGAATATGTAGTAACCAGATGGTACAGGGCACCGGAGCTTTTGTTGAACTCTTCAGATTACACTGCTGCCATAGATGTTTGGTCTGTGGGTTGCATCTTCATGGAGCTTATGAATAGAAAACCTTTGTTTGCTGGAAAAGATCATGTACATCAAATACGCTTGCTAACTGAG CTTCTTGGCACTCCTACAGAATCTGATCTTAGCTTCCTCCAAAATGAAGATGCAAAGAGATATGTCAGGCAACTCCCGCAACATCCACGCCAGCAGTTAGCAAAAGTGTTCCCTCATGTGAATCCATTAGCCATTGATCTTGTAGATAAAATGTTGACACTCGACCCTACCAGAAGAATTACTG TTGAGGAAGCATTAGCTCATCCCTACCTTGCAAAGCTCCATGATGTAGCTGATGAACCTGTCTGCCCCATTCCGTTCTCCTTCGACTTTGAGCAACAAGGGATAGGAGAAGAGCAGATTAAAGACATGATTTATCAAGAAGCTTTGGCACTGAATCCTGAATATGCTTAA
- the LOC129900983 gene encoding mitogen-activated protein kinase 3 isoform X2, translated as MVDANMGGGQFPDFPKIVTHGGQYVQYDIFGNFFEITTKYRPPIMPIGRGAYGIVCSVFNAELNEMVAVKKIANAFDNYMDAKRTLREIKLLRHLDHENVIGLRDVIPPPLRREFSDVYIATELMDTDLHQIIRSNQGLSEDHCQYFMYQLLRGLKYIHSAHVIHRDLKPSNLLLNANCDLKICDFGLARPNLENENMTEYVVTRWYRAPELLLNSSDYTAAIDVWSVGCIFMELMNRKPLFAGKDHVHQIRLLTELRKH; from the exons ATGGTTGATGCAAATATGGGTGGTGGTCAATTCCCTGATTTTCCTAAAATTGTGACTCATGGTGGACAATATGTTCAGTATGACATTTTTGGTAATTTCTTTGAGATCACTACCAAGTATCGTCCTCCTATCATGCCTATTGGACGTGGCGCTTATGGAATCGTCTG CTCGGTGTTTAACGCAGAGCTGAATGAGATGGTTGCAGTTAAGAAAATCGCCAATGCGTTTGATAATTATATGGATGCTAAAAGGACGCTCCGCGAAATTAAGCTTCTTCGCCATTTAGACCATGAAAAT GTTATTGGTTTAAGAGACGTGATTCCTCCGCCTTTACGAAGGGAGTTTTCTGATGTTTACATTGCTACTGAACTCATGGATACTGATCTTCACCAAATAATTAGATCGAACCAAGGTTTATCGGAGGATCATTGCCAG TACTTCATGTATCAGCTTCTCCGTGGGCTAAAGTACATACATTCTGCTCATGTTATACATAGAGATCTCAAACCAAGTAACCTCTTGCTAAATGCAAATTGTGATCTTAAGATATGTGATTTTGGTCTTGCTAGACCAAACCTAGAGAATGAGAATATGACGGAATATGTAGTAACCAGATGGTACAGGGCACCGGAGCTTTTGTTGAACTCTTCAGATTACACTGCTGCCATAGATGTTTGGTCTGTGGGTTGCATCTTCATGGAGCTTATGAATAGAAAACCTTTGTTTGCTGGAAAAGATCATGTACATCAAATACGCTTGCTAACTGAG TTGAGGAAGCATTAG